In Dehalococcoidales bacterium, the DNA window CCGTACCTATGATGCCGCCGATTTACAGCGCTTACTCAATCGTACGGAAGCGGCAATCTCTGAACTGGAGGCACAAAATGAGGGAGGCGATGACTCTCCTCCGCGGCTACCGGAAGAATTGCAGACGGCAAAAAAGTTACAACAGCGAGTTAAAGATGCCATGAATCGCCTGGCTCAACAGGAAAGAATAAAACGGGTGAATCTAACCGATGAAGACGCCCAATGGCTTGCCCCCACAAAGGATACCACTTCTTAAGTTAGAGTTACCGGTATTCTAGCCTCAGGCGCAGGTGGCCGGTAGCCCAAAGAGCTGTGTGGTCGGATGTGATTATACTCCCATCTCCACTGCTCAATCAATACCTTCGCTTCTGCCAGCATCGTGAAGACCTCTCCATTAAGCAGTTCGTCCCTCAGTTTGCTGTTGAATGATTCGACGTAATCGTTCTCCCACGGGCTACCAGGTTCAATAAACAGAGTCTTCACTCCGACCCGATTCAACCACCTACGTACTGCCTTCGCGGTAAACTCGGGACCATTGTCTGACCTGATATGCTCAGGAACTCCCCTCAAGAGAAACAGCTCATACAGCGCTTCAATGACATCCCCAGATGTAATGTGCCGGGCCACCAGCATCGCCAGGCATTCCCGAGTGTATTCGTCAATGATCACGAGTATCCGAAAGGCTTTACCATTGGCAGTCCATGACATGACGAAATCATAGCTCCAGACGTGATCCTTGTGCTCTGGACGGAGTCTGATACAGGAACCGTCATTGAGCCACAGCCTTCTTCGTTTCGGTTGCTTCTTTGGTACCTTTAAGCCTTCCATCCTCCAGATCCTTTCCACTCTCTTGTGATTCACCGGATATTCCTTTGGGTTCTGATTGAGTAATGCCGTAATCCTTTTGATATCCGTACCTGCCATACTGCGTCGCCAGTTCAATGATTCGGGTCCTTAACCTTTCCTCCTCGTCCGTTATACGTAGGGTCCGACGCTGCGTCTTTCTGGCCTGTCCAAGCACTGTACACGCCCGCCTCTCGGAGACATCAAGCTTCCTCTGTACACACAGAATGGCCTGGCGTCTCTTTGACGGGCTTAGAAGTTTCCCTCCGCCACCTCTTTCAGAATGGCATTATCCAGGGAGATGTCGGCTACCAGCTTCTTCAGCCGGGCATTCTCTTTCTCCAGGGCCTTGAGCCGTTTTGCCTGCTCAATACGCATACCGCCGTATTCTTTACGCCACCTGTAGTAGGTCTGTTCGGTGACCCCGATCTTCCGGCTGGCTTCGCCAACGTTAGCTCCCTGATTCAGCAGGATTTCAGCTTCGCGTAACTTGTTGATTACCTGCTCCGGTGAATACGACTTCTTGACCATGACTTACCACCTTTATTTTCAGTTCCAGTCTAACATCAAAACTGGATTCCTTTATGGGGGGCAGACCATCCTTGGCCCACTTCGATAATGGCCTGTCCGACCATGTATAGTATCCGCTTGCCGATACGTTTAATACTCGCCTCAGTAGCAGTACCGGATAGTTGAGCCGCAGCTCTTTCATCGTCGCGTACCGGGCAGCGACTCCTTCGCAAAGTACGCGGCTGCTTTTTTTAATATATCCCGCTCCATCTTCACTTCTACCAGCTCTTTCTTCGTTCGGGCTAAATCCATCTCTATTTCCGTCAAAGGCCTGCAAGTCTTGCCTATCTCTCCAAGCCTGCCGGCCTTACAGGCTTTCACCCAGGTCGCCAACGTCGATGGCGGTAAGGAGAGCCGCCGGGCTGCCTCCGGTAACGACAGCTTCTCTTCTGTTACCAGTTTCACTGCTTCCTCTCGAAACTCTTTCGTGTACCTTCCCTGTGGAATCCCTTTCAATCTGACACCTCCGTCTTTCTATTCTACCTGACTTTGGTGTCCATTAAACCCATCCTACCTCAACTCCCTGCCGGGAAGGGAAGTTTTCTTCTTGTGTGGCAACCAGCATTGGCAGTACTGGAGTGCCAATAATGTACTGAACGAGTACAGTAGCTTGCCAACCGCCACTCTATGTAGGTAAGATGTCTTTGTCAACCTATCACTGTCGCACATTGATAACAACTGTACTATCATACACAGATTCAAATACTCGTGGGGTGAGCTGTCCCCAATGGCGGGAACTTTAATCCTCAAAGTGGTATTATCATATATTACTAAGGTAAGCAAGCTGTCCAACGTGGTGCTTGCGTGAGGAGTTGTGCAGAAGCAGAGATGAAAGGGCACCGGGTCTCTAACTCGACAAGTGGTACGGTATTATTCTGTGACAGGTCACAGCGGCTTGTCAGCAACTCTGTGAATGGAGGGAACAAGGACATATGACGGAGCAAAAGGAAAGAAAGGAAGAATTCAGGACTACCGTTGACGGCATTGTGGTCAACAGAGTATACACACCGGACGACGTATCGGAATCCAGCAAGGAATCCAGCCTGCCGGGAGAGTACCCGTTTGTCAGGCACATAATGCCCAGCGGCTACCGCGGCAGGTTGTGGACCATGCGCCAGTATTCGGGGTACGCGACGGTGGAAGAGACCAACGGGCGGTACAAGTACCTCTACAAGCAGGGACAGACCGGCTTCAGCGTCGCTTTCCATCTCCCGACCCAGATGGGGTATGACTCAGACCACCCTATGGCCCTCGCGGAGATTGGGAAGGTTGGTGTGGCCATAGACTCACTTCAGGATATGGAGGACCTCTGGGATGGCATTCCCCTGGGAGAAGTCAGTACGTCAATGACAATCAATGCCACGGCTCCCATCATGCTGGCGATGTACATCGTTGCCGCGGAGAAGCAGGGCGCGGACA includes these proteins:
- a CDS encoding transposase, with the protein product MKGIPQGRYTKEFREEAVKLVTEEKLSLPEAARRLSLPPSTLATWVKACKAGRLGEIGKTCRPLTEIEMDLARTKKELVEVKMERDILKKAAAYFAKESLPGTRR